GTCACCGGCCCGAAGATACGGGTGCCGATCGGCTCAAGCTTGTTGTTCAGGAGGACGGCCGCGTTGTTGTCGAACTTGACCAGCGAGCCGTCAGGACGACGAACACCCTTGGCAGTACGAACCACCACGGCGTTATAGACGTCACCCTTCTTCACACGACCGCGCGGTGCGGCATCTTTCACGGTGACCTTGATGATGTCGCCAATGCCGGCATAGCGGCGCTTGGAACCACCCAGGACCTTGATGCACATCACCGAGCGCGCGCCGGTGTTGTCGGCCACGTCCAGTCTGGACTGCATTTGAATCATGAAAATATCTCCAACTTATCCCGCATGTGCGGACAGTCTTGGAACCCGTCAGGGTAGGATGCCCCGAGCGAGCCCCGGAGCAAAGAGGCAAAAGTATAACAGCCTGGCACCAAGGCGCCAAGCTGTTTTTTCGTTTGCTACTTACTCACTACTCAGATGACACGTGCCTTCTCGAGCACCTTGGCGACACGCCAGGTCTTGGTGCGCGAGATCGGACGGCATTCCTCGATTTCAACGAGGTCGCCAGCCGCCGCCACGCCGTCTTCGACGTGGGCGTGGTACTTCGCCGAACGCGTGATGATCTTGCCGTAGAGCGGGTGCTTGACCCGGCTCTCGACGAGGACCGTCACGGTCTTCTGCATCTTGTCGCTCACCACACGCCCAACCAGCGCGCGACGAACCTTTTGAACTTGCTCGCTCATTGCTGACCCGCCTTTTCGCGCAGGATGGTACGCACGCGCGCGATATCGCGACGAACCTTCCCGATCTGACTCGTATTGCCCAACTGCTGCGTCGCATGCTGCATGCGCAGCGAAAACTGCGCCTTCAGCAGGTCGAGCAGCTCCGTGTTCAGCTCATCAGCGCTCTTGGCGCGGAGATCACTCGCTTTCATGCTCAAGCTCCCACCATGCGAGTGACGAACACCGTTTCGATCGGGAGCTTCGCGGCAGCAAGCCGGAATGCTTCACGAGCGAGGGCCTCGTCCACGCCATCCATTTCATACAGCACCTTGCCGGGCTGGATCTCGGCAACCCAGTACTCCGGGTTACCCTTGCCGTTACCCATACGAACTTCGGCGGGCTTCTTCGAGATCGGCTTGTCCGGGAAGATACGGATCCAGATGCGACCACCGCGCTTGATGTGGCGGGTCATCGCGCGACGCGCGGATTCGATCTGGCGCGCCGTCAGTCGGCCACGACCGACCGCCTTCAGACCGTATTCGCCGAAGGACACCTTCGCACCACGGGTAGCGATACCCGTGTTGCGGCCCTTCTGCTCCTTGCGATACTTCCTTCTAGTCGGCTGCAGCATCATTCACCCCTGCTTTCTTCTTGCCGGCCTTCGCCACGACGGGCGGGACGACGACCCGGACGGCCTTCGCCATCACGCGGGGCGCCACGGCGGCCACGGCGGTTGTCGGCTTCCGGCTCGGCAGCAACCGGCTGTTCATTGCGACCCAGCATCTCGCCCTTGAACACCCAAACCTTGATGCCGATGATGCCGTAGGTCGTCTTCGCTTCCGAAACACCGTAGTCGATGTTGGCGCGCAGGGTGTGCAGCGGCACACGGCCTTCGCGATACCACTCGGTACGGGCGATTTCGGCACCATTCAGACGACCCGAGCTCATGATCTTGATGCCCTGGGCACCCAGACGCATCGCGTTCTGCATCGCGCGCTTCATCGCGCGGCGGAACATGATGCGCTTCTCGAGCTGCTGCGCGATCGAATCGGCGATCAGCTTGGCGTCGACTTCGGGCTTACGCACTTCCTCGATGTTGACGTGAACGGGCACGCCGACGATCTTCTGCAGGTCGCGCTTCAGCGCCTCGATGTCTTCACCCTTCTTGCCGATGACCACACCGGGACGTGCGCTGTACAGCGTGACGCGCGCATTCTTGGCCGGACGCTCGATGATGACGCGACCCACCGATGCGTGCGCCAGACGCTTCTTGAGGTACTCACGGACCTTCAGGTCCTCGTGCAGCATGCCGGCGTAGTCGCGGCTGGAAGCGAACCAGCGCGAACCCCAGTCACGCGTGACGGCGAGGCGGAAGCCAGTGGGATTGATTTTCTGACCCATGTTTACTCCTTACTCGCCGACAGTCACGTAGACGTGGCAGGTGGGCTTGAGGATGCGGTTGCCGCGACCCTTCGCACGCGCGGTGAAGCGCTTGAGCGTCATGCCCTCTTCCACGTGAATGGTCTTGACCTTCAGCGCGTCGATATCGGCACCGTCGTTGTGCTCGGCATTCGCGATTGCGGACTCGACCACCTTGCGGATGATCTTGGCGCCCTTCTTCGGCGAGAAGGCCAGAATGTTGAGCGCCTGCTCGACGGACTTGCCGCGAACCAGATCGGCGACCAGACGGCCCTTCTGGGCCGACAGGCGTACGCCACGGAGAATTGCTTTGGTTTCCATGTCGTCCTCTTAGCGCTTGGCCTTCTTGCTGGCGGCGTGACCCTTGAAGGTACGCGTCAGCGCGAACTCACCCAGCTTGTGGCCGACCATGTTTTCGGTCACGAACACGGGAATGTGCTGCTTGCCGTTATGCACGGCAATCGTCAGACCGATGAAGTCGGGCAGGATCGTGGAGCGACGCGACCAGGTCTTGATCGGGCGCTTGTCGTTGCTCGTCCGAGCCGCGTCGACCTTCTTCAGGAGGTGCGCGTCGATGAACGGGCCTTTCTTGATAGAACGTGCCATCTTTTACCCCTTAACGCTTATGACGACGCTGCACGATCATGTTGTCGGTGCGCTTGTTGCTGCGGGTGCGATAACCCTTGGCAGGCGTACCCCACGGGCTGACCGGCTCGCGAGCCTCACCGGTGCGGCCTTCGCCGCCACCGTGCGGGTGATCGACCGGGTTCATCGCCACGCCGCGAACGGTCGGGCGAATACCACGCCAGCGATTCGCACCCGCCTTGCCGATCTTGCGCAGGCCATGCTCTTCGTTGCCGACTTCGCCGATGGTGGCACGGCACTCGACATGCACGCGGCGGATTTCGCCCGAGCGCAGACGGAGCTGAGCGTATGCACCTTCACGCGCGAGCAGCTGAACCGAAGTACCGGCAGCGCGTGCGATCTGGGCGCCCTTGCCCGGCGTCATCTCGATGCAGTGAATCGTCGAACCGACCGGGATGTTGCGGATCGGCAGGGCATTGCCCGGCTTGATCGGGGCCTCGGCGCCGCTCAGCAGCTGCTGACCGACTTCGACGCCACGCGGAGCGATGATGTAGCGACGCTCGCCATCGGCGTAGCACAGCAGTGCGATGTGCGCCGAACGGTTCGGGTCGTACTCGATACGCTCGACCTTCGCCGGGATGCCGTCCTTGTTCCGACGGAAGTCAACCAGGCGATAGTGCTGCTTGTGACCACCACCCTGGTGGCGCACCGTAATACGACCGTTGTTGTTACGACCGGCGTTCTTGCTCTGCTTCTCGACCAGGGACGCAACCGGACGGCCCTTGTAGAGGTCTGGATTGACAACCTTGACCTGGGCGCGACGGCCGGCAGAGGTAGGCTTGAGTTTTACGATTGCCATGATCTATCACTCCCCAGCCGCAAAGTTGATTTCCTGGCCGGGCTTCAGGCACACAAAAGCCTTCTTCCAGTCCTTGCGACGACCCATGGTCTTGCCGAAGCGCTTGCTCTTGCCCTTGACGTTCAAGACCTGCACCGACTTGACCTCGACCTTGAAGAGTGCCTCTACGGCCGCCTTCACTTCGGGCTTGGTTGCATCGGCGGCGACTTTGAACACCACCTGCTCATTCTTGTCGGCGACGAAAGTCGCCTTCTCGGAGATCTGCGGGGCGAGCAGCACCTGCAGCAGACGTTCCTGACTGATCGCGCTCATTGCCACGCTTCCTCCATCTTCGCCAGCGCACCCTTGGTGACCAGCACCTTCGGGAAACGCACCAGCGACACCGGATCCGCTTCGTTGACTTCCAACACCAGAACCTGGTGCAGGTTGCGCGAAGACAGGAACAGGTTCTCGTCGATTTCGTCGGTGATGACCAGGACGGAATCCAGGCCCATACCCTTCAGCTTCTGCGACAACAGACGAGTCTTCGGCGCCTCGACGCTGAAGCTATCCACGATCGCGAGACGATCTTCACGCGCCAGCTGCGAGAGGATCGCCGCCACGCCGGCGCGATACATCTTGCGGTTGACCTTCTGGCTGAAGTTCTCGTCCGGCGTATTCGGGAAGATCTTGCCGCCCCCGCGCCACAGCGGGCTCGAGGCCATA
This genomic window from Thauera humireducens contains:
- the rplN gene encoding 50S ribosomal protein L14; protein product: MIQMQSRLDVADNTGARSVMCIKVLGGSKRRYAGIGDIIKVTVKDAAPRGRVKKGDVYNAVVVRTAKGVRRPDGSLVKFDNNAAVLLNNKLEPIGTRIFGPVTRELRSERFMKIVSLAPEVL
- the rpsQ gene encoding 30S ribosomal protein S17, with the translated sequence MSEQVQKVRRALVGRVVSDKMQKTVTVLVESRVKHPLYGKIITRSAKYHAHVEDGVAAAGDLVEIEECRPISRTKTWRVAKVLEKARVI
- the rpmC gene encoding 50S ribosomal protein L29 → MKASDLRAKSADELNTELLDLLKAQFSLRMQHATQQLGNTSQIGKVRRDIARVRTILREKAGQQ
- the rplP gene encoding 50S ribosomal protein L16 is translated as MLQPTRRKYRKEQKGRNTGIATRGAKVSFGEYGLKAVGRGRLTARQIESARRAMTRHIKRGGRIWIRIFPDKPISKKPAEVRMGNGKGNPEYWVAEIQPGKVLYEMDGVDEALAREAFRLAAAKLPIETVFVTRMVGA
- the rpsC gene encoding 30S ribosomal protein S3 encodes the protein MGQKINPTGFRLAVTRDWGSRWFASSRDYAGMLHEDLKVREYLKKRLAHASVGRVIIERPAKNARVTLYSARPGVVIGKKGEDIEALKRDLQKIVGVPVHVNIEEVRKPEVDAKLIADSIAQQLEKRIMFRRAMKRAMQNAMRLGAQGIKIMSSGRLNGAEIARTEWYREGRVPLHTLRANIDYGVSEAKTTYGIIGIKVWVFKGEMLGRNEQPVAAEPEADNRRGRRGAPRDGEGRPGRRPARRGEGRQEESRGE
- the rplV gene encoding 50S ribosomal protein L22, which codes for METKAILRGVRLSAQKGRLVADLVRGKSVEQALNILAFSPKKGAKIIRKVVESAIANAEHNDGADIDALKVKTIHVEEGMTLKRFTARAKGRGNRILKPTCHVYVTVGE
- the rpsS gene encoding 30S ribosomal protein S19, whose protein sequence is MARSIKKGPFIDAHLLKKVDAARTSNDKRPIKTWSRRSTILPDFIGLTIAVHNGKQHIPVFVTENMVGHKLGEFALTRTFKGHAASKKAKR
- the rplB gene encoding 50S ribosomal protein L2; the protein is MAIVKLKPTSAGRRAQVKVVNPDLYKGRPVASLVEKQSKNAGRNNNGRITVRHQGGGHKQHYRLVDFRRNKDGIPAKVERIEYDPNRSAHIALLCYADGERRYIIAPRGVEVGQQLLSGAEAPIKPGNALPIRNIPVGSTIHCIEMTPGKGAQIARAAGTSVQLLAREGAYAQLRLRSGEIRRVHVECRATIGEVGNEEHGLRKIGKAGANRWRGIRPTVRGVAMNPVDHPHGGGEGRTGEAREPVSPWGTPAKGYRTRSNKRTDNMIVQRRHKR
- the rplW gene encoding 50S ribosomal protein L23 is translated as MSAISQERLLQVLLAPQISEKATFVADKNEQVVFKVAADATKPEVKAAVEALFKVEVKSVQVLNVKGKSKRFGKTMGRRKDWKKAFVCLKPGQEINFAAGE
- the rplD gene encoding 50S ribosomal protein L4, with product MELKLLNDQGQAASTLEASDVLFGRDYNEALVHQVVTAYMANARSGNRKQKGRSEIAKSTRKPFRQKGTGNARAGMASSPLWRGGGKIFPNTPDENFSQKVNRKMYRAGVAAILSQLAREDRLAIVDSFSVEAPKTRLLSQKLKGMGLDSVLVITDEIDENLFLSSRNLHQVLVLEVNEADPVSLVRFPKVLVTKGALAKMEEAWQ